Proteins from a genomic interval of Equus quagga isolate Etosha38 chromosome 13, UCLA_HA_Equagga_1.0, whole genome shotgun sequence:
- the PEAR1 gene encoding LOW QUALITY PROTEIN: platelet endothelial aggregation receptor 1 (The sequence of the model RefSeq protein was modified relative to this genomic sequence to represent the inferred CDS: deleted 1 base in 1 codon), which translates to MSPPLHSLLLALGLGLAGTLNPNDPNTCSFWESYTTTTKESHTRPFSLLPSEPCDRPWESPHTCPRPTVVYRTVYRQVVKTEHRRRLQCCRGFYESSGACVPLCAQECVHGRCVAPNQCQCVQDWRGDDCSSACAPGMWGPQCDMPCSCGNSSSCDPKSGACSCPSGLQPPHCLQPCSPGRYGPACQFSCQCHGAPCDPHTGACFCPPERTGPSCEVSCHQGTVGFSCPSTHPCHNGGVFQASQRSCSCPPGWMGTICSLPCREGFHGPNCSQECRCHNGGLCDRFTGQCRCAPGYTGDRCREECPVGRFGQDCAETCDCAPGARCFPANGACLCEHGFTGDRCAERLCPDGLYGLSCQVPCTCDPEHSLSCHPMSGECSCLPGWAGLHCNESCPQDTHGPGCQEHCLCLHGGVCQPDSGLCRCAPGYTGPHCASLCPPDTYGVNCSVRCSCENAIACSPVDGTCVCKEGWQRGNCSVPCLPGTWGFGCNASCQCAHEAACSPQTGACTCTPGWHGVHCQLPCPKGQFGEGCASRCDCDHSDGCDPVHGHCQCQAGWTGARCHLPCPAGFWGVNCSNTCTCKNGGTCIPENGNCVCAPGFRGPSCQRPCQPGRYGKRCVPCKCGNHSSCHPSDGTCYCLAGWTGPDCSQPCPLGHWGANCAQPCQCRHGGTCHPQDGSCFCPPGWTGHLCLEGCSPGTFGANCSQACQCGSGERCHPETGACVCPPGHSGAPCRIGSQETFTIMPTSPVAYNSLGAVIGIAVLGSLVVALVALFIGYRHWQKGKEHQHLAVAYSSGRLDGSEYVMPDIPPSYSHYYSNPSYHTLSQCSPNPPPPNKVPGGQLFASLQAPERPGGAHGHDNHATLPADWKHRREPPPGSLDRGSSCLDRSYSCSYSNSNGPGPFYSKGPISEEGLGASMASLSSENPYATIRDLPSLLGSPRESSYVEMKGPPSGSPPRKLPQLRNSQRQRHTQPQRDSGTYEQPSPLTHDRDSVGSQPPLPPGLPPGHYDSPKNSHIPGHYDLPPVRHPPSPPLRRQDR; encoded by the exons ATGTCACCACCTCTGCACTCCCTTCTCCTGGCACtgggcctggggttggctggAACCCTCAACCCCAATGACCCCAACACCTGCAGCTTCTGGGAAAG ctataccaccaccaccaaggaGTCCCACACTCGCCCCTTCAGCCTGCTCCCCTCGGAGCCCTGCGACCGGCCCTGGGAGAGCCCCCACACCTGCCCCCGGCCCAC GGTTGTCTACCGGACTGTGTACCGCCAGGTGGTGAAGACGGAACACCGCAGGCGCCTGCAATGCTGCCGGGGCTTCTACGAGAGCAGCGGGGCCTGTGTCC CGCTCTGTGCCCAGGAGTGTGTCCATGGCCGCTGCGTGGCACCCAATCAGTGCCAGTGTGTGCAAGACTGGCGGGGCGATGACTGCTCCAGTG CATGTGCTCCAGGAATGTGGGGGCCACAGTGTGACATGCCCTGCAGCTGCGGCAACAGCAGCTCCTGTGACCCCAAGAGTGGGGCATGTTCCTGCCCCTCTGGCCTGCAGCCCCCACACTGCCTTCAGCCCTGCTCCCCTGGCCGCTATGGTCCTGCCTGCCAGTTCAGCTGCCAGTGCCACGGGGCACCCTGTGACCCCCACACTGGAGCCTGCTTCTGCCCCCCAGAGAGAACTGGGCCCAG CTGTGAGGTATCCTGTCACCAGGGCACTGTTGGCTTCTCCTGCCCCAGCACCCATCCTTGCCACAACGGGGGTGTCTTCCAGGCCTCCCAGCGCTCCTGCAGCTGCCCGCCTGGCTGGATG GGCACCATCTGCTCTCTGCCCTGCCGGGAGGGCTTCCATGGACCCAACTGCTCCCAGGAATGTCGCTGTCATAATGGCGGCCTCTGCGACCGATTCACTGGGCAGTGTCGCTGCGCTCCCGGCTACACGGGGGATCG GTGCCGTGAGGAGTGCCCCGTGGGCCGCTTCGGGCAGGACTGTGCCGAGACGTGTGACTGCGCCCCGGGCGCCCGCTGCTTCCCGGCCAACGGCGCGTGCCTCTGCGAACACGGCTTCACCGGGGACCGCTGCGCTGAGCGCCTCTGCCCCGACGGCCTCTACGGCCTCAGCTGCCAGGTGCCCTGCACCTGCGACCCGGAGCACAGCCTCAG CTGCCACCCGATGAGCGGGGAGTGCTCGTGCCTGCCGGGCTGGGCGGGTCTCCACTGCAATGAGAGCTGCCCGCAGGACACGCACGGGCCGGGCTGCCAGGAGCACTGCCTCTGCCTGCACGGCGGCGTCTGCCAGCCCGACAGCGGCCTCTGCCGGTGCGCGCCAGGCTACACG GGCCCGCACTGCGCTAGCCTCTGTCCCCCGGACACGTATGGAGTCAACTGCTCCGTACGCTGCTCTTGCGAAAACGCCATCGCCTGCTCGCCCGTCGACGGCACTTGTGTCTGCAAGGAAG GTTGGCAGCGTGGTAactgctctgtgccctgcctgCCTGGAACCTGGGGTTTTGGTTGCAATGCCAGCTGCCAGTGTGCCCATGAAGCAGCCTGCAGCCCCCAAACTGGAGCCTGTACCTGCACCCCTGGATGGCATGGGGTTCACTGCCAGCTCCCCTGCCCG AAGGGGCAGTTTGGTGAAGGCTGTGCCAGTCGCTGTGACTGTGACCACTCTGATGGCTGCGACCCTGTTCATGGGCACTGCCAGTGCCAGGCTGGCTGGACAG GAGCCCGctgccacctgccctgccctgcgGGCTTCTGGGGGGTCAACTGTAGCAACACCTGCACCTGCAAGAATGGGGGCACCTGCATCCCTGAGAATGGCaattgtgtgtgtgcacctggATTCCGAGGCCCCTCCTGCCAGAGAC CCTGTCAGCCCGGCCGCTATGGCAAACGCTGTGTGCCCTGCAAGTGTGGGAACCACTCCTCCTGCCACCCCTCGGATGGGACCTGCTACTGCCTTGCTGGCTGGACGGGCCCTGACTGCTCCCAGC CATGCCCTCTAGGACACTGGGGAGCCAACTGTGCCCAGCCCTGCCAGTGTCGCCATGGTGGGACCTGCCACCCCCAGGATGGGAGCTGTTTCTGCCCCCCAGGCTGGACTGGACACCTTTGCTTGGAAG GCTGTTCTCCAGGGACGTTTGGTGCCAACTGCTCCCAAGCATGCCAGTGTGGTTCTGGAGAGAGGTGCCACCCGGAGACTGGGGCCTGTGTCTGTCCCCCAGGGCACAGTGGTGCCCCCTGCAGGATTG GAAGCCAGGAGACCTTCACCATAATGCCTACCTCTCCAGTGGCCTATAACTCGCTGGGGGCAGTGATTGGCATTGCAGTGCTGGGGTCCCTGGTGGTGGCCCTGGTGGCACTGTTCATTGGCTACCGCCATTGGCAAAAAGGCAAGGAACACCAACACCTGGCAGTGGCCTACAGCAGTGGGCGACTGGATGGCTCCGAGTACGTCATGCCAG ATATCCCTCCGAGCTACAGTCACTACTACTCCAACCCCAGCTATCACACCCTGTCACAGTGCTCACCTAACCCCCCACCCCCGAACAAG GTTCCAGGTGGTCAGCTCTTTGCCAGCCTCCAGGCCCCTGAGCGGCCAGGTGGAGCCCATGGGCATGACAACCACGCCACCCTGCCTGCTGACTGGAAGCACCGCCGGGAGCCCCCTCCAGGGTCTCTGGACAGGG gtAGCAGCTGCCTAGACCGAAGCTACAGCTGTAGCTACAGCAACAGCAATGGCCCAGGCCCGTTCTACAGTAAAG GGCCCATCTCTgaagaggggctgggggccagcaTGGCATCCTTGAGCAGTGAAAACCCCTATGCCACCATCCGGGACCTGCCCAGCCTGCTAGGGAGCCCCCGGGAGAGCAGCTATGTGGAGATGAAAGGCCCTCCCTCAGGATCC CCCCCCAGGAAGCTTCCTCAGCTCCGAAACAGCCAGAGGCAGCGACACACCCAGCCACAAAGAGACAGTGGCACCTATGAGCAGCCCAGCCCTCTGACCCATG ATCGAGACTctgtgggctcccagcctcccctgcctccaggcctgcCCCCTGGCCACTACGACTCACCCAAGAACAGCCACATCCCTGGACACTATGACTTGCCTCCAGTACGGCATCCTCCATCACCCCCACTTCGGCGCCAGGACCGTTGA